CGTGCCTTGGCATACTGATGTCGGAGCGAATGGTTGATTGAGACGGACAGGGAAAGCTCTTCGATAAATCAGGCATCCTCATTGTTCAGTTCTGGGCACTTTGCACGATGAAGGTGGTCAACGAAGGCAAACTGCACATAGCTCGGGTGAACATCTGGTCGTAGCGTGATGAGGAAAGTACGCAAGCGAGCAATGGAGCAGACATGCATATTCGAGTGATCGTTCCTGTCATCGGCGATGACCTCCTGGACCGCGTCATCGAGGAGGTTCAAGGCTGGGCAGGCCCAGGAACTACCGTTGATGCGGTTTCTCTGAAACGAGGCACGGCCAGCATCGAATCCGAGTACGATGAGGCACTTGCCGCACCCGGAATTCTCGACCGCATCGTCGAGGCCAAGGTTGATGGAGTCGACGGAGTCTTCGTCACCTGCTTCGGCGATCCCGGCGTCCACGCGGCCCGGGAGATCATCGATGTTCCAGTGGTGGGCGGATATGAGCCGGCCATGCTCACCGCAATGAGCTTCGGCGAGAAGATCGGCATCGTCACAGTGCTGCCGAATGTCCTTCCCATGCTTCACAGTCTCTCCCGCCGATACGGCATCGACAACCGTGTTGGTGCTATACGTGTCATCGATCTGCCGGTGCTGGGCCTAGAAGATCGACAGACGATGGTCGATCGGCTGTACGAACAGTCACTCGACGCCATCGAATCGAACGATGCTGATGTACTTGTCCTCGGCTGCACGGGAATGCTGGGAGTGGTGCAGGAACTGATGAACAGACTTACCGAAGCCGGTCACAGGGTTCCGGTTGTCGACCCCACCGGTGCGGCGATCACGTGGCTTGAAGGCAGTCACCGACTGGGCATTTTCCCGAGCCGGAGCACCTACATGCCGCCGCCGGCGAAAGAACGCTCAATCTGATCACAGATTGGCCGCTGCAATACATTCGCCCACCCCCGCATGCGCAAAGGCTTCAGCAGGACTTGCTGATCATCAGAAGGAAAAAATACTATGTCAAAGACGACATCCCGAGATGCCGACGACTACTCGTTGAGCAGAGTCCCACGGTCCGCCCGATACCATTGGTTTCTCATTGCGGTGCAACGCTTCGGTCAACTGTCCGCACTGTCCCAGTTTTTGATCGGTGCCACACTCGGTTTTGGAATGTCATTCTGGAACGCATTCCTGGCTTTCACCTTCGGCGCTGTAATTCTGGAACTGGTGACGATCTTCACCGGCGTCATCGGTATGAAGCAGGGAATGAGCACCTCGGTGGTCACTCGTTGGACTGGCTTCGGAACTGTGGGCTCTGCGATCATCGGCCTTGCCATCGGTGTCAGTGCCGTCGGATGGTTCGGTATCCAGTCAGGGGTCTCTGCCGATGGTCTCGCCCTCATCATGCCCTTCCTTCCGAGCTGGGCCTGGTCGCTGATCTTCGGAATCCTCATCACTCTCGTCGTCGTGCGCGGTATCGGATCGATGCAGTGGATCGCGAACATCACAGTGCCGATCTTTATGGCACTCGTCGGATGGGCTGTGATCTCTGAGCTGAGTACGCATGCGATATCCGACATGATCGCCGCTGCTCCGGCCGGCGAACCGATCAGTCTCGTGGCTGGCACCACCATTGTGGCGGGCAGCTTCATGGTCGGTGCCGTCATCTGTCCCGACATGAGCCGGTTCAATCGCACCATCGGCGACGTCGTCAAGCAGACAATTCTCGGATTCACTCTCGGCGAGTACGTCATCGGAATGTCCGGCGTTCTGCTCGCTCACGCGCTCAAAACCGCTGACATCACACAGATCATCATCTCCTCGGTTGGATGGGTCGGTGTGCTCATCATTGTGTTGGGCACCTTCAAGATCAACGACTGGAACCTCTACAGCTCCGGCTTGGGCGTCGTGAACTTCATCGACACGATATTTGGGCGGAAGATGAATCGTGCAGTGGTCACCGGAGTCCTCGGCGTGGCCGGTTCGCTTTTGGCTGCCGCCGGTATTCTCGGCAAGCTTGTCGGGTTCCTGACCATTCTCGGTGTCGCATTCCCGCCGGTCGCTGGGATCATGATTGCCGAATACTTCTTTGTGAAGAGGTGGCGGAACGACCTTGAGTCCACGAAGGGTGACGAGTTCCCTCGTACAGCGCCGCGCTTCGTGCCGGTAACCCTGATCATTTGGGTCGTGGCGTCGGTCGGAGCGTACTTTGTGACCTGAGGGATCCCGTCGATCAATGCCGTGGCTTCGGCCTTTCTCCTTTACCTGATTCTGGGAAAATTGGGCCTCATCCGCGGCTATGGCACCCACCATGTCAATGCATCCGACAACACAGACGCCAGCACACACCACTTGGAAGGTCAGGTATGAGAATTGGAATCGACGTCGGTGGTACAAACACCGATGCTGTGGCACTGGAGGGCAGGACCGTTCTTGCTAGCGTCAAGCAGACGACAAGCGAGGATGTGACGACTGGCATCGTGCAAGCCCTGAAGTCGTTGAAGGCACAGCATGATTTCGCGCCTGCCGATGTCGAAGCAATCATGCTCGGCACCACACATTTCATCAACGCGCTCGTCGAGGGGCGAGATCTTGCCCCCACGGCGGCGCTGCGCCTGGGGCTGCCAGCCACTGCGTCGCTGCCACCCATGGTGGGGTGGCCCGAACGTCTCACGACCGCGGCCCGAGGAAAGTCGTATCTTGCGCATGGCGGACATGAGTTCGATGGACAGGAGATATCGCCCCTGCGACCCGACGAGATTCGCGGGATCGCTCATGATATGGAAGCTGCAGGAACACGCTCGATTGCAATCTCCTCGGTGTTCTCGCCGATCAACGATGAATTCGAGGAGAGCGCGGCAGAAATCATCCGCGCTGAGCTGGGGTCGGGTGTTGCTGTGTCACTGTCGCACGAGATCGGCCGAGTTGGTTTGCTTGAGCGGGAGAACGCGACGATCATCAATGCCGCGCTTCGAGAGTTGGCGGATAAGATCATCGGGCGACTCGTCGAGGTGATCCATGCCGAGGGTTACAGCTGTCCACTCTTCCTGAGCCAGAACGACGGAACGCTGATGGACGTCGAGTACGCCCGAAAGTATCCGGTTGCGACGTTCGCCTCGGGCCCTACGAACTCGATGCGGGGCGCGGCAATCACATCGGGCTTGGAAACATGTGCAGTCGTCGACGTCGGGGGCACCACGTCGGACGTCGGAGTCCTCACCAACGGATTTCCCCGCGAAGCGACCACCGTCGTCGACGTGGCGGGAGTGCGCACCAATTTCCGTATGCCCGATGTCCTGTCCATGGGAATAGGCGGCGGGTCGATCGTCCACGATGGATACGTTGGTCCGGCCTCCGTCGGCTACCGTCTCACCTCGGACGCGCTGGTCTTCGGCGGCGCAACCGTCACTGCAACCGACATCGCTGTGGCAGCGGGTCTCGTCGACCTGGGAGACGCCTCTGCGGTGGCTCACCTGGATAGCGGGATGGTCAAAGCCATGGTCGATCAGATCGGAACACGCGTCGCGGATACTGTGGAGCGAATGCGCACGTCCTCGGCTCCTCTGCCGGTCGTGGCAGTCGGAGGCGGTTCGGTCATTCTGCCGAAGGCGCTGCCGGGCCTCGCCGAGATCCACCTGCCGCAGAATTCCGGAGTTGCCAACGCAATCGGAGCTGCGATCGCACAGGTCAGCGGTGAGGTTGACAAAGTCTATTCTCTGGCGACGCGAAGCCGCTCATCCGTCATCGATGAGGCGAAAGCTGAAGCGACGGAGAAGGCGATTGCGGCCGGTGCATCGGCGGAGAACGTCGAGGTTGTCGAGTTCGATGAGTTCCCGATTCCGTATCTGCCGGGAAACGCGACGCGGATACGAGCCAAGGCAGTAGGAGATCTCGGTATCAAGGAGATGGCACGATGAGCACAGTTGCAACTGACACACCAGGTCCACAGACTCTCATGGTCCGGCCGGAAGACTGCCCAGACTTCGCAGCCGGTGCTGCAATCCTCGGCACGGGAGGCGGAGGAGACCCGCACATTGGAATGCTCATGGCTCAAGCCGCTTTGGACAAGCACGGTCCGGCCGACTTGGTGAAGCTCGAGGATGTTCCCGATGATGCTGTCGTTCTTCCCATTGCGATGATGGGAGCTCCGACGGTGATGGTGGAGAAGCTCGCGTCGGCCGAGCAATTCGTCGAGTCGATTCGATCCATCGCAAAGTATCTCGGTGTCGAACCTACTCACATTGCCTGTATGGAGGCCGGCGGGGTCAACTCGATGATCCCGATGGCCGCGGCCGCTGAGCTCGGGCTGCCGCTGATCGACGCTGACGGCATGGGGAGAGCTTTCCCTGAGCTCCAGATGGTGCTTGCAACCTTGTGCGGAGTGCAAGCGGCGCCGATGTCGATCAGTGACGAGAAGGGCAATTCGATAGTCCTGGAGACTGTGAGCAACAAGTGGGCCGAGCGTTTGGCGCGTACCGCCACTGTGGAGATGGGATGTTCGACGATCGTCAGTCTCTACGCGATGACCGGCGCACAGGTGAAGAACGCCTTCGTCCCGGGAACATTGAGTCTGTGCCGAGAACTCGGTGCGTGCATCTCCTATTCTCGACATCATGCGGGTTCCGCGAAGGATGCTGTGATCTCACGACTTGGCGCGGTGCAGATTGCCGAGGGCAAGATCAGCGACGTCGAACGCCGGACGACATCGGGATTCGCCCGTGGCCGGGCCGAACTGACGACGGCGGAGGGGACTGTTGAGATCGAGTTTCAGAACGAAAACCTTCTCGTTCGCCGAGGTGGCGACGTGGTGGCGACGACTCCTGACCTCATCATCGGGCTCGATACCGATACCGGTGAGGCGGTGACGACGGAGCAGCTGCGCTTCGGCACTCGGATCAGTCTGATTGTTTCCCCGGCCGATGAGCGCTGGCATTCAGCGGGCGGCTTGGAATTGGCTGGCCCCCGGTATTTCGGGTACGACACCGATCCAGTCCGTCCGGTCGAGTTCAGACGGTGATGACTCGGTTGAGTCTCAGCTTGTTCCCGAGAGCAATGTGCTCACGCTGGTGAAGCCGAACGGTAAGATGTTTTTGCGTGAGGGCCGGAAACAAAGTGGTGGCGACCGAGCCAGCTGTGGCCTTGGCTCGGAAACGGCCGCTTCACCATGTCTCTTTGACAAAACCGTCTACTGATCAGTCGAACAGGATGATCTGCCGGACGGCTTTGCCCTCAGCGAGGGTGTCGAGTGCTTTGTTGATCTGCTTGAGCGGCATGGTCGATGAGACGAGTTCACTGACTGGCAGCTTGCCTTCGCGCCACAGTCGGGCATAGGTCGGAATGTCGCGGGTTGGGACGGCAGACCCCAGGTACGACCCCATTACCGTGCGCGCCTCGCTGGTGAGCACGACAGGATGGATCGTGGACTCCGCGGTCGGTGCCGGGAGGCCCACCGTCACGGTCGTCCCTCCCGGAGCTGTCGCGGAGAATGCCGTCTCGAATGCGCGCGGGTGGCCGGCCGCCTCGATGACGATCGGAGCGCTGATGCCGCGCTCCTCGACCTCGGCCGGGGTGTAGGCCTCTGACGCACCGAGCTCTCTGGCTCGGTTCAGCTTCTCCGGATTGGCGTCCACACCGATCACTCTGCCGGTCTCCAGCCCCAGCGCAGTCATGAGCGCGGCCATGCCGACACCTCCGAGGCCCACGATCAACACGTCCTGACCCGGCTGCGGCTTGCCGGCGTTGATGACGCCACCGCCACCGGTGAGCACTGCACATCCCAGGGGCGCGGCCACCTCGGGAGGTACATCGTCACCGATCTTGATCACCGAGGCCTGATTGACCACAGCATGATCGGCGAACACGGAAACGCCGAGGTGGTGGAACAGTTCGCCGGAATTCTGACCATCGGCATCGACCTCGTGGAGGCGGGATAGCCTGGCAACACCTTCGTCTGTCCGCGGAACAGATGACGTCTCCGGAATGTCGAATCCGGGGAGGTATCCGGCATTGTTGCTCGTGCTTCCGGGAATACATGGCAACTTGCCGTTCGTTCGGCAGTGGTCGCATTTGCCGCACCGCGGTAGGAAGACGGTCACGACATGGTCGCCGAGCTCCAGGCCGTCAACGTTTGGGCCCACCTGTTCGACGATGCCGGTGCCTTCGTGCCCCAGCAGCATGGGCAGTGGTCGTGGGCGATTGCCGTCGACGACCGACAGGTCGGAATGGCATAGACCGGCAGCAGTCATTCTGATGAGCACCTCGCCTGGACCGGGTTCGTCCAGCTCGATGTCGACGATGTCCAACGGCTTGGACTCCGCATACGGGCGAGATGGCTCCATCGTGCGCAGCACTGCTCCGCGAATCCTCATGCGATGTCCCCTTCTTTCGTCTTCAGATACACAGTTCTCAGATCTCGAACTCTTCGATCCTGCGGTCATCGAGCAGTGGAATGATCTGCTCCTTGCCGATGGTTCGAAAGTGCTCGGACTCTCGGTGCACGGCGAATGCCTCGGCCGAGACATAGCGCTCCACAATGAGGATCTCCCCAGGGATCAAACCGGGTGCGTAGAAGTCATAGCCGACATTGCCCTCTTCGCTCCGGCTGGCGGTGGTCAAATCGCGGAGCAACTCCAGTACTCTGGCTTCGTTTCCCTGCGCAGGGTGGTAATGGGCGAGCACCAGATGATGCGCGCACTGGGCGGAATCGGAATTCGTCTGTTGGGTCATCTGCGTTCTGCTCCTCAGCGGGATTGTGTGGTTCGCGGTGAAACGTTTCGGCCGGTATGTCGGTTCAACGGTCGGTAGTCCCAGAGTTCCTTTTGACTGCTCGACACGGCCAGCGCACCCAGGCTGAGCGCGGAACGGATATCGTCCTCGGTGCTCACGAATCCGGCGACGATGAACGGGCCCAGCTCACGAAGGAACTCAGGGGACAGGTGAGGCACCACCGGCCAGGGCATGAGCTGGACGAAGTGGGCGTGGCTGGACTTGACCGTTGCTGCCGCCCGTCGCAGGTTCGATCGGTCGGTGACGAACACCTTCTGCACGGCTAAGAGTCCCAAGTCCGCTGCGCGGCTCACAGCCTGGGTGTGTGTGGAGACGATGCCGGGCACTCCGATGCCTTTGAGATACTCGAGGCCGTCAGCATTGGCGGTCAGCCCCTGCACCGAGTCCACGTTCAGCATCGGCAGCGTAGTGGCCGCCGACAATCGTTCGATGACGGCGCCGACGCGGACCAACGGCAGATTGGCGACGAAGCTGAATCGAGTCGGACGTGCGCAGAACTGTTTCATGTCGTCCTCGCCGAACAGCGTGCCGATCACGGGATTGTCCCGCAAAGTGCTCTCGAGTGTCATCACATCTCCCTCGTTGGCCTCGCCGCCAACTGCCTTCTGCCGTGGTTGTCTCAGAGTCCGAGTTTGCCCGGGTTGAGGATCGACTTCGGGTCCAGCGACTGCTTGAGATCTTTGAGCACCCTGAAGCCCGTCCCCAGTGAGTTTGCCACGTACGGTGCCCGCAGCAAACCGCACCCATGGTGGTGGCTGATGGTCGCATTCTCTTCGATCAGCACACTGTTGACTGTCTGCCACACTTGGTCGTACCAGCCCTGCCTCGCGTCGACCTCGACGGTGCCGCGAAGCGAGAAGTACAGGCACGCGCCATCCACGTATGCGTGCGACTGGTGTGCCGATCCCGCGTTGGTTCCGGGCACCGAATTGATGGCCTTGACCACTCGCTCGTACACCTGGGGGAGCACGGACCAGGGCGCGACCATCTCCAGGGTGTCGGCGACGAATCCGGCACCGGTTTTGAACCCTTCGGCCGATTTGCCTGTGAGATAACGGGTGTCGAGCCACCGCTCGAGGATTGCATCCTGGTCGAGTTCGACAGCATCCTGGCAGACTTCGGCGACCACGGTCATGACCGCGTCGACCATCACCGGATTGCCTTCGTCGGCGATCAGGAGCACGTTCGTTTCTCCGTGGTCGAACTGCACCCCGGACTCGAGTTCGTCGTACAGACGGAGCACGGCAGGATTCGCCCCGCGCTGCAGGATCTCTCGACAGGCCTCGAGGCCGGCGGCGAAACTGGGGAATCCGAACGCCTGCGCCTTCGTGTAGTCGGGCAGCCGATGCACGCGCAGGCTGATCGAGGTGATGACACCGAGGGTGCCTTCGGAACCGACGAACACCTGATTGAGGTCGGGCCCCACGGCCGCACGTGGGCTGCCACCGGTCGTGACGAGGGTTCCGTCGGAGAGTACCACGTCGAGACCGACGACCATGTCTTCGATCTTTCCATAGCGTGTGGAGAGCTGTCCGGCTCCACGGCAGGCCACCCAGCCTCCGACGGTCGAGATGCCGAATGAGGAGGGCCAATTTCCTGCAGTGAACCCACGGTCCTGGAGCCACTGCTCGAACACGTCGCCGAAGATGCCCGGCTCGACAGTGATGATCTGACTGTCCGCATCGAAGTCGAGCACCCCCTGCAGACTGAGCACGTCGAGGACGACGCCACCGGCAGTGGGAAGCGCGGATCCCGTGACGTTCGAACGGGCTGCGGAGGTCGTCACCGGGACATTCGCTGCGTTGCAGGCGGCCATCACAGCCTGAACGGCTGCGACGGTCGAAACTCTGACGATGAGCGTCTCAGGATACTGACCGCGATGGTCCGTCTCAGCGATCATCGTGTCCGCCCACCAGTCGCGCACGCCTTCGGTCACGGCTTGCTGGTCGGTGATGATCTCGTCGATCCCGGCGATCCCGGCAAACGAATCGGCGAACCCTGTCGGCAGTGCTGTTGCGCCGGGGAAGCGTGGCTCGCGGGCCTCCGGAGCGCCGGCTTTCGCGAACTTCGGTATGGTGTGGCCTCCCACGGTGTAGTCACCGCGGTTGTACTTGCGTTTGAGGGCTTCCTTGCTGAGCATCAGACGTACTCCTTGTCGTTGGTGTAGGTGTTCAGAGCTGTGGTTTCCTTGGCGATGTCGTCGAGGTAGTCCGCGAGCTGGGCATCTGCGGCGGCCCGGTCGGTCGTTCCCTCCGCTACCAGCAGATCGGCGACCTTGGGGGCTGCAGCGGCTGCTGCTTCACGGGCGTGCAGACGCGATCGGGTCCGGCGGTCCAGGACATCCGAGATCGTTGTGGCCATCTCCCGGCGGATCGAGTACACGGCCTCGCCGGTCAGATAGGGGAGGCCGTCGACCAGGGGTTCGTCGGCGCTCTGCTCGTTCTCGATGATGTCGGCGACGAAGTGGCTCTCGTTGCCGTAACGCTCGCCCAGATGCGCGACGAGACCGCCTGTGGCAGTGGTCGATTGGGCATCGTATCCGGCACCGCCGAGCAGCGACTGCTTAGCTGTCGCGCATCGTGACTTCGAACCCAGCACCTGGGCGGCGGCGTCGATGGTCTGCTCGGCCATGTGACGCGAGGTCGTGAGTTTTCCGCCGACCACAGTCACCAGGCCATCTGCATCCACGCGGATCTCGTGGTTGCGTTTGACGTCCACTGACTTCCCGCCCGGAGCTGCCGTCAGCGGACGAGTCCCTGCGATGGACCCCAGCACGTCGTTCTCGTCCAGGTCGGTGTTGAGCGCGGTGCGTGTGCCGTCGATGAGGAAGTCCCGCTCGTCAGCCGTGCAGTGGACCTCGTCCAGATCGGCCTGATAGTCGTCGTCGGTCGTGCCCAGCAGCGCGATGTCACCCCAGCGGGTGATGGTGGCTCGGCGCGAACGGCCCGGCACGGGGATCGTCACGGTGCAGTCATTGCGGATTTTGGACCACGGTACGGCGATGTGCACACCTTTGGCAGGACGGATCGGCGGCACGTCTGCATCGGGGTGGGCGCCGTGCCAGTCGCGCAGCCACGAACCCGTCGCCATGACCACGGACTTGGCACGTATGCTCAGCGAGCGTCCCTCGACCGTCTCCGCCTCGACACCGGAGACTCGGCCGCTGTCCCGGCGGATGTCAGCCACCTTCGTGTGGTTCACGACCGTTGCCCCGAAGTGGGCCGCCGTACGCGCGATGGTCAGAGTCAGGCGTGCGTCGTCGACTCTGGCGTCGTAGTACATGAGGCCGTACTTGAGTCGCTCAGTCTTGAATGTCGGGCAGTGGGAGAGCACCTCGTTGGGGGCCAGCTTCTGGTGCAGCACGCCTTCGCGCCAGCCGCCTGCCAGATCATAGGTCCACAGCAGTGCTTCGAAGCCGGCCGCAAGGCGCGGATCGAACACTCCGTTCTCACTGAGCACGGGGAACAGGAACGGCAGCCGTTGGATGAGGTGCGGAGCGTTCTTGCGAAGCCTCTGGCGTTCCAGAAGCGAATGCCTCACGAGCGGCAGGTTCCCCTGTTCGATGTAGCGCAGTCCGCCGTGGACCATCTTCGATGACTTGGAAGAGGTGCCGGAAGCGAAGTCGTCTTTTTCGATGAGCGCGACTCTGAATCCTCGCTGAGCGGCGTCGAGAGCCGCATAACTACCGGTGATGCCGCCGCCGACGATCACAAGGTCGTAGACGGTCGAGTCCAGTTCGTCCAGCATCTCGCGTCGCGAGAAGCCCTGCGGGTTCTCCAAGACCATCGTGGCCCGCGCGTCATTGATCTTTCTGCCCGGAAGGGAAACCATCCGAGTCTCCTAACTCTTGCTGATGTGGTTCTGGATTGGTGGGCACGCGATCATGTCGAGCTGACCGCCGAGGTTGCGTCCGGTTGCCTGCGAACGGGAGGTTCCGACGTATCGAGGTCCCTCAGCTCGGCAGCCACCGCCGCCCGCCAGGCTCCCGTATGTTCGGAGGCTTGTCTCTGGGTGAGCTTTGGTTCGAAGACCTCCGGGGTGCCCATGGTCTGCGCTGCCTCCTGTAGGGAGCCCCAGAGCAGGCCCAGTCCTGCCAGGTATGACGTGCCGCGCAATGTGGCCTTATCGGTGTCCGAATATCGGAGCATCGGCACCCCTGTCAGGTCCGCTTGCATCTGAACCAACGGGTCCGACTTGGACAGACCGCCGCCCACACACAACTGTGCGGGCCGGTCTCCGGCTACCGCGATGTTGGCGTCGACGCTCTGGGCGACGGATTGGGCGATCCCCTCGAGCATCCCGACGGCGACCTGTCCACGTGTAGTCGACAGGCCCATGCCGGAGATCGATGCTCGCACGCGTGTATCGATGACCGGGAGGCGAGTTCCTGTCAAAGCCGGGACGAAACGCGGTACGGGCCCTGACCACAGCGTCTCGTGCGATGCGAGTTCCGTGATCTCGACAGGATCGGCAAACATCCGCATCTGTCGGCACAGCCAGCCGAGGGCCGACCCTGTCGCGGCGGTGAAGTTCTCGACCGCGTGCACGGTCGTGCCGCTGCGCCAGGCCACCGTGCCGGTGACGGCTTCGGGAACCGTCGTGTCCATCGGGATCCGATCGCTGAGGATCTGATCGATGAAGCTGCCAGTGCCGTGGATGCAGGTGGATTGGCCGGCGTCGAAGCACCCCAGCCCCAGAATCGCCCCATGTTGGTCGCCGATGAGAGCCCGGATCGGGAGCTCGACGCCGAGGATGTCAGGATCGAGGACGGCCAGATCCTCGCCGCCATCGTCTCGGATCTCGGCCAGCAGTTCCTCAGGGAATCCGAGCGTGCGGATCCACTCGGCATAGTATCCGCCAGTCTCCACGTCGTAGCCGCCGCAGGCTGCGACATTCGTAGGTGAGGTGATGTGGGTGCGGCCACCGGTAAGCTTCCAAGCCAGCCATGTGTCGACGGTGCCGAACCTCAGGGTGCCTCGTTCGTGGGCCTGGGACACATCGGCTTCGGCTGCGATGCGCTCGGCTGCCCAGAGGTAGGGGGAGCGGACGCCGGCGGTCCGACCGGTGTGAGTTCGCAGTCGTGTGTCCCAGTCGCCGGACAGTCGGCACAATTGTTCCGCGTAGCGGGTGTCCTGCCAGACCATGCCGCGGCCGTATGGTCGGCCGGTCGCAGATTCCCACAGTCCGGCTGTTGCCCGCTGGGTTGCGATCGCCACCGCCACCGTCGTGATGCCGAGTTCGCGAGCGTTAGCATGGGCCTCCCGCAGAACCTCGAGAGTGAATTCCCACAGCAGTTCGAAGGACTGCTCGACCACGCCTGGAGTCGGGCTGCAAGTCTCCAACTCCCGGTAGGAGATGAAAGGAACGTCTCCGGATTCGGTGACGATGGCGGCTCGGGTGCTTGTTGTGCCTTCGTCGATCGCGAGGATCCCGCGCTGGATCGGTGCGGTTGTCACGGTCTGACCTGACTTCCTCCCGTTCCGGAGACCTTCCTCCGGAACCGGGTTCACTAGGTGGAGTGTGCTGGATTAGTGCAGTGGAGCCTGTTGCGGCGGCGATGCGAACTGTGGCGCGTCGGTCTCCTCATCGACATTCACCTCGGCGCGGGTCGGTTCCCATTTGATGACGGTGCACACGATGAACGCGGCGAATGGGAAGATCGCGACGATGAGGAACGTGGGCCCCAGACCGACGGCATCCTGAAGCAACGGGAAGATCAGCAGGCCGAGGGCCGCGCCGAACGCTCCGATCGCGCCGATGAATCCATTGGCCGTGGCGCGCAACTCGGATCGGAACGACAGAGACGACAAGCTCTTCCCGTTCGCGGCCGGGCCGACGGAGTGACACAGGATGAACAGTGACGGCAGTAAGAAGCCCAACCACAGCGGCAGTTTGTCATAGGCGAGACCGAACACCACCAGCACGACGAAGACAATCAGGAAGCCCCACTTCGAGGCGATGCGCTGACCGATCTTGGTCGACAGCCAGGCGGAGGCGAAGCCGCCGATGATGCCGAACACGTTGAATACCAGTGAACCGACTGTGTTGAAGACGAAGTCGGTCCCGAACAGGGCTACCGCGATGATCGGGAGGTACCAGCCCACGCCGAAGTACTGGATCGATTGAACCAGCTGCACGGTGGAGGCGAGAATCGTGCGCGGGAGGTATGTGCCCCGGAAGATCAGACCCAGGTTCTTCACACCCTTGTTCGCGGTGGCCGGCCCCTGCGCCTCGTCGGTGGGAGTCTCCTCGGCGACGAATTTCTCACTGTAGATCCGCGACATCGACTTCGCCGCGCCGACCAGGCGCCCCTTGCGGGCCTGCCACGTCGGTGATTCCACGAGGTACCGCGACTGCAGAATGAGCAGGACCAGGGCGACAACGCCGCAGGCCCCCAACAGATACCGCCAGATCGAGTCACCAGTGCCGAGCTGATAGAAGATTATGGCCAACACCAGGTTGAGCGAGACTGCTGTGTACCAGATGCCCTGCCACGTATTGAGCCGTGCCGCGTAACGTTTGGGAGTGAACTCTGCCAGCATCGCCATGGCGATCGCGAAGTCGATTCCATAGGCCATTCCTACGAACGCGCGACCGAACGCCACCTGGATTACGCCGGTGGCCGTGCAGGCCAGCACGGCTCCCAGCACTGCAAGGACCTTTGCCGCGATCAGCGGCGGCACGCGGCCGATACGATCGGCGATCGC
The Brevibacterium marinum genome window above contains:
- a CDS encoding glycerol-3-phosphate responsive antiterminator, encoding MTLESTLRDNPVIGTLFGEDDMKQFCARPTRFSFVANLPLVRVGAVIERLSAATTLPMLNVDSVQGLTANADGLEYLKGIGVPGIVSTHTQAVSRAADLGLLAVQKVFVTDRSNLRRAAATVKSSHAHFVQLMPWPVVPHLSPEFLRELGPFIVAGFVSTEDDIRSALSLGALAVSSSQKELWDYRPLNRHTGRNVSPRTTQSR
- a CDS encoding FAD-binding oxidoreductase encodes the protein MLSKEALKRKYNRGDYTVGGHTIPKFAKAGAPEAREPRFPGATALPTGFADSFAGIAGIDEIITDQQAVTEGVRDWWADTMIAETDHRGQYPETLIVRVSTVAAVQAVMAACNAANVPVTTSAARSNVTGSALPTAGGVVLDVLSLQGVLDFDADSQIITVEPGIFGDVFEQWLQDRGFTAGNWPSSFGISTVGGWVACRGAGQLSTRYGKIEDMVVGLDVVLSDGTLVTTGGSPRAAVGPDLNQVFVGSEGTLGVITSISLRVHRLPDYTKAQAFGFPSFAAGLEACREILQRGANPAVLRLYDELESGVQFDHGETNVLLIADEGNPVMVDAVMTVVAEVCQDAVELDQDAILERWLDTRYLTGKSAEGFKTGAGFVADTLEMVAPWSVLPQVYERVVKAINSVPGTNAGSAHQSHAYVDGACLYFSLRGTVEVDARQGWYDQVWQTVNSVLIEENATISHHHGCGLLRAPYVANSLGTGFRVLKDLKQSLDPKSILNPGKLGL
- a CDS encoding glycerol-3-phosphate dehydrogenase/oxidase, with translation MVSLPGRKINDARATMVLENPQGFSRREMLDELDSTVYDLVIVGGGITGSYAALDAAQRGFRVALIEKDDFASGTSSKSSKMVHGGLRYIEQGNLPLVRHSLLERQRLRKNAPHLIQRLPFLFPVLSENGVFDPRLAAGFEALLWTYDLAGGWREGVLHQKLAPNEVLSHCPTFKTERLKYGLMYYDARVDDARLTLTIARTAAHFGATVVNHTKVADIRRDSGRVSGVEAETVEGRSLSIRAKSVVMATGSWLRDWHGAHPDADVPPIRPAKGVHIAVPWSKIRNDCTVTIPVPGRSRRATITRWGDIALLGTTDDDYQADLDEVHCTADERDFLIDGTRTALNTDLDENDVLGSIAGTRPLTAAPGGKSVDVKRNHEIRVDADGLVTVVGGKLTTSRHMAEQTIDAAAQVLGSKSRCATAKQSLLGGAGYDAQSTTATGGLVAHLGERYGNESHFVADIIENEQSADEPLVDGLPYLTGEAVYSIRREMATTISDVLDRRTRSRLHAREAAAAAAPKVADLLVAEGTTDRAAADAQLADYLDDIAKETTALNTYTNDKEYV
- a CDS encoding FGGY family carbohydrate kinase, whose product is MTTAPIQRGILAIDEGTTSTRAAIVTESGDVPFISYRELETCSPTPGVVEQSFELLWEFTLEVLREAHANARELGITTVAVAIATQRATAGLWESATGRPYGRGMVWQDTRYAEQLCRLSGDWDTRLRTHTGRTAGVRSPYLWAAERIAAEADVSQAHERGTLRFGTVDTWLAWKLTGGRTHITSPTNVAACGGYDVETGGYYAEWIRTLGFPEELLAEIRDDGGEDLAVLDPDILGVELPIRALIGDQHGAILGLGCFDAGQSTCIHGTGSFIDQILSDRIPMDTTVPEAVTGTVAWRSGTTVHAVENFTAATGSALGWLCRQMRMFADPVEITELASHETLWSGPVPRFVPALTGTRLPVIDTRVRASISGMGLSTTRGQVAVGMLEGIAQSVAQSVDANIAVAGDRPAQLCVGGGLSKSDPLVQMQADLTGVPMLRYSDTDKATLRGTSYLAGLGLLWGSLQEAAQTMGTPEVFEPKLTQRQASEHTGAWRAAVAAELRDLDTSEPPVRRQPDATSAVSST
- a CDS encoding MFS transporter; this encodes MEVPVRGVGDVADYIDSRPGIRGRAGIIWWLLLGGLFLEALANSAMSAGLNPMTEDLSLSAGEVALLTSLSSWVALFFNPIGGAIADRIGRVPPLIAAKVLAVLGAVLACTATGVIQVAFGRAFVGMAYGIDFAIAMAMLAEFTPKRYAARLNTWQGIWYTAVSLNLVLAIIFYQLGTGDSIWRYLLGACGVVALVLLILQSRYLVESPTWQARKGRLVGAAKSMSRIYSEKFVAEETPTDEAQGPATANKGVKNLGLIFRGTYLPRTILASTVQLVQSIQYFGVGWYLPIIAVALFGTDFVFNTVGSLVFNVFGIIGGFASAWLSTKIGQRIASKWGFLIVFVVLVVFGLAYDKLPLWLGFLLPSLFILCHSVGPAANGKSLSSLSFRSELRATANGFIGAIGAFGAALGLLIFPLLQDAVGLGPTFLIVAIFPFAAFIVCTVIKWEPTRAEVNVDEETDAPQFASPPQQAPLH